From the genome of Mya arenaria isolate MELC-2E11 chromosome 5, ASM2691426v1:
tttgagaaaaacgaaacaatctttattttttgtctgtacaatctgttttatagataaatgaaccatttagtgcaagacaaaatacttctttggatcaaaatattaaaaaaaacaagtttttaccggcaatattgtaacactagcacaaatggtatggtgatacaaaattctttttttttataaaaatgcatgaataaatcattgcaaatgttctaaaatatgatagataagaaattgctgtaaaagattatgttgaaattacaaatctgcaataaattttaaaaatcaatattcgccgggaactttttggtcaccaaaacgtgaaatctgccatatcctcctggttagcacttcatttaaagcctgggaaaatatctggtggtttaattttttcaagaaaatgcagaaaaaaacaaaccatgtcaagtaaaaaatatgtcttggcagtcaaaataggtacattttcccgatgttaaaaacgactaaaatagccccagatatgctctagaatgcaccacagacgttccccatttaaaaaaaatcaggggtgggcatgcccccggaccccccctAGTGTGTGTGACATTAcgacgagtgtcccggaattgacccaagaaattatcacatgtatgcctTAGATAACTGttgtttgcaaataatggcTCTGTATTATTGGGCTTAGAAATTCTGGATTAAAattgcatgttaccacatttatgttaatatctcagcaaatacatcattgtattgcattgaaatattgtattgcattgaaatctaatcaaatgtaaatttacagtgatctatgtaacgccaaaacttttcaatccttactcTGAAAAGCGGCGCGAATAGTCGAGCATGCTGTCTCTGTGATAgttcttgtttacttttcaaTACTTTATCGTTCCTTGCACTGATTTAACAAATAGAGATTGTACTAATCAATACATGACCTATAATTATCCTGCTCTTAATACAACAGTCAATAATACAGTCAACTCAATTCAAAACCAAAGGGCCTATTAAAACTTAAAGACCCCTTTGGAAATAAGTGTGAATAAGCACTTTTATTGATAAGCTTTGAAGAAAACATATGATTCGCGTCAGGAGAAAACCTgctttaatgacattttttacgaaattattatttttacatatttggaACAAGTAATGATTTATGAGCTTAACCATAtgagttttatttatatgcGCCTATTTTTTCTTACACAAAAACGCATTCAAATGAGCCAACCGTATAGCATTTTTCTGAACGTTCTCTGTTCTACAACGTCACGTTTACGGCGTTAGATGTTCGGattcttttcttttaatcaGGCAGAAAAAAAccaaattaaaatgttgatcaTTCATTCCATTACTATCGTAAAAGAATTGCACATTCAGTTGAAGTTCGATACATGTCAGTATGACGTCACTTGGGTTGCTAGGCAACTGTAGTTGTTCTTTTTTACTAAAGTGTAGTATTCCAATGGCATGCGcagttttaaagtgtttaattttaaaataaatcaaacaagatTCACAAGCAATATTCTTTAATTTACAACAAAAGATTGAGATCACCGGTGActgtcaatataatatattacatttgACACCAAAGTACAAGCATACATCTTAACAtgaatgttatataataatcatgtatGTGGTGTACCTATAATTATTTCGAAGTTaattttctatcaatattttttatgtaatgcGTGTCTTCAAAAGCATTGTTTAACGACTATGGATCATTCgacaacacatgtatatatggaacagtgtaaaaaaacaagaatattttttatcataaaacagaTGGAATAacttaattgataaatattcaaGTGTCTTTTATAATCTGACCACTGCATATTACATGAACGTCTTTTAAGATGCCAACCCCGCGCAAAACTGTTCCCGCTTCTCTTCGGACACGTGTTTGCTGACACACCGACGGAGATATTCCTTCCTATTCAAGCTTAGACCAGCCGCTTGAACCGGTTCCGGCCTGGTGTCCACTAAAAACTTGAAGGAGCGGTCCTTAAGGAGGTTGATATGTGTTTCTTCGCCACCCCTTTTTTCCATTACAATCACAATGCCCGGCAGACTGGCTGTGAACCTGGATCTAcgcagaaaaatattttattatattaaaaataaatgtacaatacagTAAACCTAAATCTCAATATTAACGTAACACACAAATATTTACCGTATTCCTACAAATGACTTGAAATGCCTGGATAGGAACGATTTCCAATCTCTCCAGATCCACTGCGGGTAGCGCACCGATACGTTGGTCACAGACGACCGGTCAACCACTCCTGCCAGCTCGTCAAGCATCTCTGTATCATGACGTCTGTATGCCTTCTTCAGAGTCGCAAAGCCACTGTCCACATGGCACCTGGCATGGcctgcaaaatatttaatttatttcctgACTTTTAAACTAAAGCAAATGGAGAACTGAACTCCAAATTTCGTATGTATGTTGTTAAggttttgatatgaaataacgtACCTGGTATTTGCATCAAGAATTCGATCCCTGTCTGCTGCCCGGTCGTAACACGCCATAGAAAGTAGCCAATGAcgtacatatttttattttgcccTGCAACAAGAAAACGTTATGACatgattttcatgaaaaaatatttctttatcacGAATGAAATacgatacataattatataagtttttttatgttttaatgtacataacataacatgaagttattttaccaaataacTAAATTGTGTTTCCTTCCCGTCTTTTCCCATGGCTTCAGCTTCATCAATTTAAGAAATTGAGCTGTTTCCCTGCGCTGATTCTGAATCCGAAGATTTGTACTTTTTGCAGGGAAAGGAAGAATATTGGGCTCATCTGACGACTGTAGTGGGGGAGACTGACGCACTGACTGAAGTCAAACGTGTAATGGTGGAAAGTGTCTGGTTCCATCTGAGCCCTCGCTACACAAACATTATAAACCTCCCTTTCCtataatatgaaaacatgaatGCAAGGTTAATTGATTGCCCAGCAAATGTATAAgatatgatattttgtaattctGTAAACATTGCTGTACGGCATATAGCCTGCATATTTCAATATGACAACTTTGTCTATTAAACAATTTACGTGAATAGAAATACCACCACTTTATATCTCAAAAATACCGTGTAAAATAGTTTTCTTACTTGAATATCTTTTAAACGAGTCATATTGTATGATAGCTGTCAGTCAAACACTTATTGTACAAATGTTAGTGTGAACCTGTTGGGCCTCAATGATAAAGGCACGTATCGCTCCTGTTGCCTCCATCTTCTCTTCCTCAGTGACGGCGTTGGCGATCTGCTGTCTCATTTTCTCGCATGTTGTGCACACGTCATCTCTTGGCTTTGCTATTTTGATATGGGGGACGCTTGATGACCAGATTGTTTTAAATGCAGACAGTTTCACTTGCCGTACATTCTTCTCCGTGCAAATACTACAATAGTCTTTATGGAGAACAGCTTCGTGGCATCGGATGGCAAAAACACTGTAGGCAGGTTGGCCGCGTGGTGCTGCTGGATACGGGATACCCTTTTTTTCAGCCTGATTCAATATGAATTACACGACCCGCTGGACATCGTCAAAATTAAGTGCGTGCTTCAGACGCCGCCCTGTATTTCTATGCACTCGTGGTCCAGTGCGGGTGTCTTTCATGTTCTGGATAATATTATTTAGCGTTGTCCGCTTCACATCATAAATCAACTGGAATGTTTGCCTGCACACAGCACTGCTATTAACGTAGAACTTTGTTCTGGCATGCACCCGCTTTTTGCCTCGTTTCGTTTTTACAGAATCATACTTCTCGGCACTAAGAACGCCCATAATAAATAGTCCCTTTTCTTCTTTTGATTTCTCCTTACTTTTGAGAACAATGTTATAAGCCTCATCAAGTGTAAAGTTAGACTGATATTGTTTTTTGCATCCGCAGTCTTCCATGAAgcgttttgtgtttaaatagtcTTGGCAATCTGAATCATATGTACACTCGTCGCTGCTTTTACCACTCTCTGAATTTAGTGATAAAACTATTTCACGCATTCTTGTTTGTACAAGTGGCCCTGCCTCTGCGTTATCCGGCGGCTCACATAGATCTTGATCATCTTCTTCTAACTCCTGAGATCCATGTGGTGTTCTCCCAAAGTGCTCCGAAAGGATACTTTCAAGCTCCtggaaaatattagttttaaacTCGTTCAATTGAGGTTTAATGCtatgaaattattattgaacaaatttgaatgCACAATTTATAAACTTCTTTGTAATTtagtagaaaaaatatttacttatgcTTTTGTAACtctttccatttttataaaattttgtgcgaaaaaaaatcaaataagaaaCTGCCCGGGTCGAACCCGCAGTGTATGGATTAGTAGTCCAACGCTCTCCTAATTGAGCTAGGCGGGCTTGGTGTTAGTGGAAAAAATAGACATTACTGGTATACTAATATTTTCTCCTTTTGTCACATCGTTTTttttcacatgattttttttcatttcatgtttcTTATCCTTTTCTCCATCATTTATAATAACTATGCAATTGCTTGTAAGTTCGATATAGTTGACTATAACTCATATTGGCTACATGTGACAAgtttatgataaacattaaagctttttagaaaatcaaataataattatgaagcgttgtttttttttaataatatttacatattttaccaaattacagagttattgcctttttctgttgttttctttgtcaaacttttgtccgtacagtaacttgaaaactactagatggaatttcataaaacttcatacaaagataaatcataatgaaCGGCGGCGTATAACTCATATTGGCTACATGTGACAAgtttatgataaacattaaagctttttagaaaatcaaataataattataaagcgtgggttttttttaataatatttacatattgtatAATAACTACGGAATGCCACTTAAAACTTATTAATCGGTTTTATCTTCTTGCAGATGTTAAATCAATAGGCTATTAATTGccttaaatctaaaaaaaacaacgcctgattaatatttgttattagttTAACCTGTCCAGaatttcaccaaaaatataACTGATTGAAGCAGTatcacttaaaaaaaaagatatatacgGAAAGAGAAAAGATTTACCTCTAATTCCTCCTCCATTTTTTCTCggttcttctttctttttttgttaacactggtaaacaacaaacacacaatGTGTGACACATAACCTTCAACACCGGATATCAGGTAAATACTCTGACTTCATTTCAACCAGGTTTTCCGATGACGCACACGATGTCATTAAGGCAGGTTTTCTCATGACGCGATACATATATACAGCTTCTGTTTATAGGGCAATGGATCGATGGGGCAGCATGCAGGCTTTAGAGAGGGAAAAGACATTCAGAAAATACAAAGGTAATAGCAGCCTATTGTATACAACAGGTAAAAATGAGCTACTGTTGCATTCCATACTGGATGCCTctgttaaacaatttacatgaagacattttttttgtttagtgaAAAGTTATCATTTTCTGAGGAAatttggtgggggggggggggggggggtagcgAACAGTGTAGAGCTTGCTTGGAATTGTTTAAGAGCCAATTTCaataaaggtcaaggtcaacattactttaaatagaaataaattactGGCAAATAACTAGTTTCTTTCACCTTATGGGCACCAAACTCAGAGAGCTGCCttgcatttttagctctactggccaaaggccagaagagcttatgcgatggtaatgtgtacgtagtatgtgcatccgtgcgtccgttcggtcgtgcgttcgtgcgtctgtaaacaattggttgtgaactcgatacagtcttcagttttgattgtatctctatgaaacttgtacagtatctagatatccattagagctcggttcctttcgaaagccagccagatccgcccataaatgcctagattatgggccatgaaagttttaaaaaaaaaattctatttttagccaggtctgcatgagcgaattctatttttagccaagtttacatgtacatgtaaattcaagtctagagttaagggagacaatttgcaagtctaggattttgagagacaatttgctttttgcttctgcagttgattttgtgaattactctgccttgttcttgttgaaagcccaaaggccattttttagctgtaagttctgtagtttgcgcattcatcttaacaaaattggttgtgaatgtttaagttatgcacctggtgtcattactggccacacccagggttcacaggtttggtaaacataaatctggaaaggtttgaaaatctttttgtgtgttcgtgcatccatctcagcacaattgattgtgaatgtttgttcaaattgatcaatgttgtcctaggatgcccttgactttgaccttttgaccaacttttttaacttttaaaactacagaaatttttactatgagtacagttttgaaagcatttttttttgtcagatgacttttacttggcacatattaaaatagttcatgcaactaatctgcttacaatattttctgggctcagatgttgaaagtgctacgttttcaggtaacccaaacacaaaacataaactatatgtctgttgccttttacccatacatacatgctctggattgatatgaccacaaaagccatgccagtagagcataggcccttttgggcctcttgttttcaGTCTCCtttttgttcaaggtcaaggtcactgtgaactaaAATTTGTATCACTTACAGCAGCATTTATCATCAtcatgtattcatttaaaaatacagtCTTGGCGAGTGGTTTCAAACTTAACCTTTGGTTTCAAATACTTTTAGTTTGGTTTGACACATAGTGACCAAAGTTTGTATATAGGAAGATTTAAgtagacctttcattggattacATGTTATGCccctaaaggtcaaggtcacttttactaaGAATAGGAAACCGGTTGGTACTGAATATCTTAAGTTATGGTTCACATATTGAGGcaaaacttggtatgtaggaagacTTTATGgtgacctttcatgggattgcatttggggcccctagggtcaaggcaAGGTcactttatttcaaaaaaagaaaaacgggtttgaactaaataactttaattagtgttgacatatttatacccccgacaaacaaagtttggagggggtatattggagtcaccctgtggtcagTCGGttggttggtcggtcggtcagttTGTCGGTCGATTCGTTGCAATTtacggagcataacttaaaatctactggatggaattggattaaacttcatacaatgatagagcatattgagaggaagtgcagtgtacaataaccataactctattcttgcttattactgagttattgccctttgttacttttgtttgtccggagtataacttgaagagtactggatggaattcatttgaacttcatacaattgtgaagctcaatgagaggaagtgcagtgttcaagaaccataactctactttagctaattactgagttattgccctttatttgtttttttttgctgtcaaatatttttccagacattaacttgcaaactactagatggaatttattaaaacttaaagcacaatgagaggaagcacagtgcacaagaaccataactctgtttcAGCCAGTTTCAGAGTTACTgctctttgttatttttttcttttcctgagcataacttgaaaactattgaatggaatttaataaaaatcataccgtgatagatcataatgagagggagtgcagtgtacaggaaccgtaattctatttcagctaattacagagttactgccctttgttactttttcttgtccagagcatgacttgaaaacaattgtatggaatttgataaaacttcatacaatgatagatcataatgagaaggagtgcagtgtataggaaccgcaattctatttcagccaattacagagttactgccctttgttactttttcattttcggGGCacaacttgaaaactattggatggaatttaatttaacttcatacagtgatagatcataatgagaggaagtgcagtgaacaggaactgcaattctatttcagctcaTTACAGAGTTACCGTACtgtcctttgttactttttcttgtccagagcataacttgaaaagaattggatggaatttaataaaactttatacagtgatagatcataatgagagggagtgcagtgtacaggaaccacaattctatttcagctaattacagagttactgccctttgttactttttcttgtccggagcataacttgaaaacttctgaatggaatttaataaaacttcatacagtgatagatcataatgagaggaagtgcagtgtacaggaaccgcaattcttttccagccaattacagagtaattgccctttgttccttttttcggagcataacttgaaaactaccggatagAATGTAACAAAACTTTATACattggtacagcacaatgagaaggagttcagtgttcatgaatcattacactattttagcaaattacagagttattgcctttttctgttgttttttttgtcaaacttttgtccgtacagtaacttgaaaactactagatggaatttcataaaacttcatacaaagataaatcataatgaaCGGCGCCGTTCGGGgttattaatcaccttcagtgatagctctagtacaaccaaacttggtatgtaggagtttatggaggactcaTGTGATTACATTCTTGGCCCCTAGTggtaaggtcaaggtcattgtcacTAAGAATAGAACAGTTGAAACCGAaaccttggttggtgctttttcaaaattgttcaaagaaatgtattccatgcagaactcttattgccatggcaacctaaaggaaaaattacaaaacttttttggcaaatactattaggcctagtgcttaaatatttgttgttgtctggctagcgcagtggttagcacactcgcttctcaccaaggcgacccgggttcgattcccggcccgggcgcatgtgaatttggttagtggtcaccaagccggacaaatggtttttctccgggttctccggtttcccccacaacacaagaccacactctcgcgcaacatcgtgccaacgacaGTGACTTAGtttaagctatcatagcttccttcacaatcgttgtaaaatatataatggttaaatggttaaagtaaatatttagtGTGTAACATTGTCCATTGGTTATCTATCATGtctattcaaattatgcccctggagaaAATTGGCCTCACCCTGtgggttacaagttcattataaatacattttgttaaaattttaattatatccCTTGCAGAAATTAAATTGGATTTCCTAAGTATTCTTAAGAATATCCTAAGAAATCTTAGGATTTAATTCTTAGAATTTCCAATCTTTTCCTATCTATTCCTAGGAATAAAGAGTTGGAATACTTTGGAAAACATGGGCGGTATTGGCCCCACAATCCAATGTTTTCCTAAGTATTCTGAACCGAACCTGGATGCAAAATTCCTATCTTTTCCTATGTATTCCTAGATGGAAAAC
Proteins encoded in this window:
- the LOC128234621 gene encoding uncharacterized protein LOC128234621, with protein sequence MEEELEELESILSEHFGRTPHGSQELEEDDQDLCEPPDNAEAGPLVQTRMREIVLSLNSESGKSSDECTYDSDCQDYLNTKRFMEDCGCKKQYQSNFTLDEAYNIVLKSKEKSKEEKGLFIMGVLSAEKYDSVKTKRGKKRVHARTKFYVNSSAVCRQTFQLIYDVKRTTLNNIIQNMKDTRTGPRVHRNTGRRLKHALNFDDVQRVV